A single genomic interval of Antechinus flavipes isolate AdamAnt ecotype Samford, QLD, Australia chromosome 1, AdamAnt_v2, whole genome shotgun sequence harbors:
- the LOC127544230 gene encoding tubulin beta-2B chain has protein sequence MREIVHIQAGQCGNQIGAKFWEVISDEHGIDPTGSYHGDSDLQLERINVYYNEATGNKYVPRAILVDLEPGTMDSVRSGPFGQIFRPDNFVFGQSGAGNNWAKGHYTEGAELVDSVLDVVRKESESCDCLQGFQLTHSLGGGTGSGMGTLLISKIREEYPDRIMNTFSVMPSPKVSDTVVEPYNATLSVHQLVENTDETYCIDNEALYDICFRTLKLTTPTYGDLNHLVSATMSGVTTCLRFPGQLNADLRKLAVNMVPFPRLHFFMPGFAPLTSRGSQQYRALTVPELTQQMFDSKNMMAACDPRHGRYLTVAAIFRGRMSMKEVDEQMLNVQNKNSSYFVEWIPNNVKTAVCDIPPRGLKMSATFIGNSTAIQELFKRISEQFTAMFRRKAFLHWYTGEGMDEMEFTEAESNMNDLVSEYQQYQDATADEQGEFEEEEGEDEA, from the exons ATGCGTGAGATCGTGCACATTCAGGCTGGTCAATGTGGCAACCAGATAGGAGCCAAG TTTTGGGAGGTCATCAGTGATGAGCATGGGATTGATCCCACAGGCAGTTACCATGGAGACAGTGATTTGCAGCTGGAGAGAATCAATGTTTACTACAATGAAGCCACTG GTAACAAATATGTTCCCCGTGCAATCCTGGTGGATTTGGAACCTGGCACAATGGACTCAGTCAGGTCTGGACCATTTGGCCAGATCTTCAGaccagataattttgtttttg gCCAGAGTGGTGCAGGGAATAACTGGGCCAAAGGCCACTACACAGAGGGAGCAGAGTTAGTGGACTCTGTCCTGGATGTAGTGAGGAAGGAGTCAGAAAGCTGTGATTGTCTGCAGGGCTTCCAGCTGACCCATTCCCTGGGAGGTGGTACAGGGTCCGGAATGGGAACCCTGCTCATCAGCAAGATCAGGGAAGAGTACCCAGACAGAATCATGAATACCTTCAGTGTGATGCCCTCCCCCAAGGTGTCAGACACTGTAGTGGAGCCCTACAACGCCACCCTCTCTGTCCACCAGCTGGTAGAGAACACAGACGAGACCTATTGCATCGACAATGAGGCTCTCTATGACATTTGCTTCAGAACCCTGAAGCTGACCACTCCCACTTATGGAGACCTCAACCACTTGGTCTCTGCCACCATGAGTGGAGTGACCACCTGTCTGAGGTTCCCGGGCCAGCTGAACGCTGATCTGCGCAAGCTGGCGGTGAACATGGTGCCGTTCCCCCGCCTGCACTTCTTCATGCCGGGCTTTGCCCCTCTGACCAGCCGCGGCAGCCAGCAGTACCGTGCCCTGACGGTCCCTGAACTCACCCAGCAGATGTTCGACTCTAAAAACATGATGGCCGCCTGCGACCCGCGCCACGGCCGCTACCTGACCGTGGCCGCCATCTTCAGGGGCCGCATGTCCATGAAGGAGGTGGACGAGCAGATGCTCAACGTGCAGAATAAAAACAGCAGCTACTTTGTGGAGTGGATCCCCAACAACGTAAAGACAGCCGTTTGTGACATCCCTCCCCGCGGCCTCAAGATGTCCGCCACCTTCATTGGCAACAGCACGGCTATCCAGGAGCTGTTCAAGCGCATTTCGGAGCAGTTCACGGCCATGTTCCGGCGTAAGGCTTTCTTGCACTGGTACACAGGGGAAGGCATGGATGAGATGGAGTTCACTGAAGCAGAGAGCAACATGAACGACCTGGTGTCTGAGTATCAGCAGTACCAGGACGCCACTGCTGATGAGCAAGGGGAgtttgaggaggaggagggggaggatgaGGCTTAA